A region of Chitinophaga horti DNA encodes the following proteins:
- the rplS gene encoding 50S ribosomal protein L19, whose product MNAISFVHEQLTAKKQFPKFKAGDNVTVNYKIVEGNKERIQSFKGDVVKIQGTGFTASFTVRKISDGIGVERTLPLYSPNIDSIVLNKVGKVRRARLFYLRERAGKAARIKEKRV is encoded by the coding sequence ATGAACGCAATTTCTTTTGTTCACGAGCAGCTGACTGCCAAGAAACAGTTTCCTAAATTCAAAGCAGGTGACAACGTTACCGTTAACTATAAAATCGTAGAAGGTAACAAGGAACGTATCCAGTCATTCAAAGGAGACGTAGTGAAGATCCAGGGTACAGGCTTTACAGCTTCTTTTACCGTAAGAAAGATTTCTGATGGTATCGGTGTTGAAAGAACTTTGCCTTTATATTCTCCCAACATTGATTCTATCGTACTGAACAAAGTAGGTAAAGTTAGAAGGGCTCGCCTGTTCTACCTCCGTGAGCGCGCAGGTAAAGCAGCACGTATCAAAGAGAAAAGGGTTTAG
- the ffh gene encoding signal recognition particle protein, translating to MFESLSERLDSAFKQLKGEGRISEINVATTVKEIRRALVDADVNFKIAKDFTDRVKEKAMGEKVITAISPGQLMVKIVKDELVELMGNTEVELDLKNNPTVILIAGLQGSGKTTFSGKLANFLKTKKNKKPLLVAADIYRPAAIDQLKVLGGQIGVEVYSEPENKNAVQIAENAIKEAKAKGNNVVIIDTAGRLAVDEVMMTEVANVKAAVNPQEILFVVDSMTGQDAVNTAKAFNERLDFSGVVLTKLDGDTRGGAALTIKYTVQKPIKFVSMGEKLDTLDVFYPERMAQRILGMGDITTLVERAQAQFDEEQAKKLEKKIRQNKFDFDDFKEQLSQIKKMGSLKDLLGMIPGVGKAVKDLDISDDAFKGIEAMINSMTPAERANPDLIEGSRRKRIAKGAGKDIQDVNQFMKQFEQMRQMMKMMNKMPGGGKGLKGMRMGR from the coding sequence ATGTTCGAATCACTATCGGAGAGGCTGGATTCAGCGTTTAAGCAGCTTAAAGGCGAGGGACGCATTTCCGAGATCAACGTAGCAACCACTGTGAAAGAGATCCGCCGCGCGCTGGTGGATGCGGATGTGAACTTTAAAATAGCCAAGGACTTTACCGACAGGGTAAAAGAAAAAGCCATGGGCGAAAAGGTAATTACTGCCATTTCTCCCGGCCAGCTGATGGTGAAAATCGTGAAAGATGAACTGGTGGAGCTGATGGGCAACACCGAAGTGGAGCTGGACCTGAAAAATAACCCTACCGTGATCCTCATCGCAGGTTTGCAGGGTTCGGGTAAAACAACCTTTTCCGGTAAACTGGCCAACTTCCTCAAAACAAAGAAAAATAAGAAACCGTTACTGGTAGCGGCCGACATTTACCGTCCGGCGGCGATCGATCAGCTGAAAGTGCTGGGCGGCCAGATCGGGGTGGAAGTATATTCCGAGCCTGAAAATAAGAACGCGGTACAGATCGCAGAAAATGCGATCAAAGAGGCGAAAGCGAAAGGCAATAACGTAGTGATCATCGATACCGCCGGCCGTTTGGCTGTAGATGAGGTGATGATGACCGAGGTGGCCAATGTAAAGGCGGCCGTTAACCCGCAGGAAATCCTGTTCGTTGTGGACTCGATGACTGGTCAGGATGCCGTGAACACCGCCAAGGCGTTCAACGAAAGACTGGACTTCTCCGGTGTGGTACTGACTAAACTCGATGGCGATACCCGCGGTGGTGCGGCGCTCACGATCAAGTATACCGTGCAGAAGCCGATCAAGTTCGTGAGCATGGGGGAAAAGCTGGATACACTGGATGTATTTTATCCGGAACGTATGGCGCAGCGTATTCTCGGCATGGGTGATATTACCACCCTCGTAGAACGTGCGCAGGCACAGTTCGACGAAGAACAGGCCAAAAAGCTGGAGAAAAAGATCCGCCAGAACAAATTTGACTTCGACGACTTCAAAGAACAGCTTTCCCAGATCAAAAAAATGGGTAGCCTGAAAGACCTGCTGGGTATGATCCCGGGTGTAGGTAAAGCGGTGAAGGACCTGGACATCAGCGACGACGCCTTCAAAGGTATTGAAGCGATGATCAACTCTATGACCCCGGCCGAACGGGCTAATCCCGACCTGATCGAAGGCAGCCGTCGTAAACGTATTGCGAAAGGCGCTGGTAAAGACATTCAGGACGTAAATCAGTTCATGAAGCAGTTCGAGCAGATGCGCCAGATGATGAAGATGATGAACAAGATGCCCGGCGGCGGAAAAGGCCTGAAAGGAATGAGAATGGGCCGCTAG
- a CDS encoding Sec-independent protein translocase subunit TatA/TatB, with amino-acid sequence MTSIIAKTPLLLFQDLGMTEILLIALVVLLLFGGKKIPELMRGLGKGIREFNDAKNNVRQEIQDGMKDQPTSTTEQK; translated from the coding sequence ATGACTTCAATAATCGCAAAAACGCCGCTTTTACTGTTCCAGGACCTGGGTATGACTGAGATTCTGTTGATTGCCCTGGTAGTGTTGCTGCTGTTTGGTGGTAAGAAAATTCCTGAGCTGATGCGTGGTCTGGGTAAAGGTATCCGTGAGTTTAACGACGCTAAGAATAACGTACGCCAGGAGATCCAGGACGGTATGAAAGACCAGCCGACTTCAACTACAGAGCAGAAGTAA
- the trmD gene encoding tRNA (guanosine(37)-N1)-methyltransferase TrmD, with protein MRIDIISVLPELLESPFSHSILKRAKAKGLLEINVHHLRQYSTFKHQQVDDYQFGGGAGMVMMMEPLVNAIEDLQKQVAYDEVIYLTPDGKTLDQRMANGLSLKGNLLMICGHYKGIDERFREHFVTMEISIGDFVLSGGELAAAVLVDSIGRLLPGVLNDETSALFDSFQDNLLAPPVYTRPEDFRGWKVPEILLSGDHRKIDEWRHDEAMKRTKDRRPDLLKKQ; from the coding sequence ATGCGAATAGATATCATCAGCGTGCTGCCCGAATTGCTGGAAAGCCCGTTTTCCCATTCCATTCTGAAAAGAGCGAAAGCAAAAGGACTGCTGGAAATCAACGTGCACCATCTGAGGCAATACTCTACCTTCAAACACCAGCAGGTGGACGACTACCAGTTTGGTGGCGGCGCCGGTATGGTCATGATGATGGAGCCGCTGGTAAATGCTATCGAAGACCTGCAGAAGCAGGTAGCCTATGATGAAGTGATTTATCTTACCCCCGACGGTAAAACGCTGGACCAGCGGATGGCAAACGGTTTATCGCTGAAAGGCAACCTGCTGATGATCTGCGGTCACTACAAAGGCATTGACGAGCGCTTCCGGGAGCATTTTGTGACCATGGAGATATCGATCGGTGATTTTGTATTGTCGGGTGGAGAATTAGCAGCGGCTGTACTGGTAGATTCTATTGGCCGCCTGTTACCGGGTGTGCTGAATGACGAAACATCGGCCCTGTTCGACTCATTCCAGGACAATTTGCTGGCTCCGCCGGTGTATACACGTCCGGAAGACTTCCGGGGCTGGAAGGTGCCTGAGATCCTGTTAAGCGGCGACCACCGTAAAATTGACGAATGGCGGCACGACGAAGCGATGAAACGCACGAAAGATCGCCGGCCGGACTTACTTAAGAAACAATAA
- a CDS encoding cation:proton antiporter domain-containing protein, with product MKRNYLFYPVIIGIFGLMIWFVIAQGEKLVPENVATQVSENMVPAANEPGILQELTSHMRLPLSMLLVQIVLILGVSRLFGALARKIKQPAVVGEILAGILLGPSLFGMIWPEGMNAIFPKSSLSSLQFLSQIGLAFFMFIVGMELDVEKIRNKAHDAVMISHASIVVPFFLGVTLAYFIYQHYAPANVGFLAFSLFMGIAMSITAFPVLARIVQERKLTGTPLGTLAITCAAADDVTAWCILAAVVAIAQAGSILGALVTIGLSAIFVVGMLYIIKPWLRKRMVKQPEYGEKMSQRHVALAFFTLLIAGYIAEIIGIHMLFGAFLAGVIMPSEMNIKQLLTDKLEDVSILILLPIFFAFTGLRTQIGLLNEGHLWVVFGFIMLVAVGGKFGGSTLSARLVGQPWSDAISIGALMNTRGLMELVVLNIGYDLGILTPQIFAMMVLMALATTFMTGPILDAINYAARRKAAVAV from the coding sequence ATGAAGAGAAATTATTTGTTCTACCCGGTGATCATCGGCATTTTTGGACTGATGATCTGGTTTGTAATCGCGCAGGGCGAGAAGCTCGTGCCCGAAAATGTGGCGACGCAAGTGTCTGAGAACATGGTCCCGGCGGCCAATGAACCCGGCATCCTGCAGGAACTTACCAGCCATATGCGATTGCCGCTCAGCATGCTGCTCGTCCAGATCGTACTGATCCTGGGCGTGTCCCGCCTGTTCGGCGCACTTGCACGCAAAATCAAACAACCTGCCGTAGTAGGCGAAATCCTGGCCGGCATCCTGCTTGGCCCATCGCTGTTCGGCATGATATGGCCCGAAGGCATGAATGCGATATTTCCCAAATCCAGCCTTAGTAGCCTTCAATTTCTTAGCCAGATAGGCCTCGCGTTTTTTATGTTCATCGTAGGCATGGAGCTGGACGTAGAGAAAATCCGCAACAAAGCCCACGACGCTGTGATGATCAGCCATGCGAGCATCGTGGTGCCCTTCTTTTTAGGAGTAACACTCGCCTATTTCATCTACCAGCACTACGCTCCGGCCAATGTCGGCTTCCTGGCGTTCTCGCTTTTTATGGGTATCGCGATGAGCATTACCGCCTTCCCGGTGCTGGCGCGCATTGTGCAGGAACGTAAATTAACCGGCACGCCGCTCGGCACATTAGCCATTACCTGCGCCGCGGCCGACGATGTAACGGCCTGGTGTATCCTGGCGGCCGTCGTAGCGATCGCGCAGGCGGGTTCTATACTGGGCGCGCTGGTAACGATCGGACTGTCCGCCATTTTCGTGGTTGGTATGCTGTATATCATCAAACCCTGGCTCAGGAAACGGATGGTAAAACAACCTGAATACGGTGAAAAGATGAGTCAAAGGCATGTAGCGCTCGCGTTCTTCACTTTACTTATCGCGGGGTATATCGCAGAAATCATCGGCATTCATATGCTTTTTGGCGCTTTCCTCGCCGGTGTGATCATGCCTTCTGAAATGAATATTAAACAATTACTGACGGATAAACTGGAGGATGTAAGCATCCTGATCCTCCTACCAATTTTTTTCGCCTTCACCGGTTTACGTACGCAAATCGGCCTGTTGAACGAAGGTCACCTGTGGGTGGTGTTCGGCTTCATTATGCTGGTAGCAGTAGGCGGCAAATTCGGAGGCAGCACCCTTTCCGCCCGCCTCGTGGGCCAGCCCTGGAGCGATGCCATTTCCATCGGTGCCCTCATGAATACCCGGGGATTAATGGAACTCGTCGTGCTGAATATCGGGTACGACCTCGGCATCCTCACCCCGCAAATCTTCGCGATGATGGTGCTCATGGCCCTCGCCACCACCTTCATGACCGGCCCGATCCTCGACGCTATCAATTACGCTGCCCGCCGCAAAGCCGCAGTAGCAGTATAA
- the rpsP gene encoding 30S ribosomal protein S16, which yields MPVKIRLQRHGAKKRPFYFIVVADARAPRDGKFIQKIGTYNPLTVPASINIDTEKALRWLQKGAQPTDTVRRILSFKGVLYLKHLLRGVKLGLFDEPTAYKKFEQWQADHEQKVSARRESQKKARVAAPVVRKVEEAPAPAEPAAEGEAEA from the coding sequence ATGCCAGTAAAGATCCGTTTACAGAGACATGGCGCAAAAAAGAGACCTTTTTACTTCATCGTAGTAGCCGATGCGCGTGCGCCACGCGATGGTAAGTTCATCCAAAAGATCGGAACTTACAACCCGCTGACTGTTCCTGCTTCCATCAACATCGACACAGAGAAAGCGCTGCGTTGGTTGCAGAAAGGTGCTCAACCTACAGATACCGTTAGAAGGATCCTGTCTTTCAAAGGTGTGCTGTACCTGAAACACCTCCTGCGTGGTGTGAAACTGGGCCTGTTCGACGAGCCTACAGCTTACAAAAAATTCGAACAATGGCAGGCTGATCACGAGCAGAAAGTTTCTGCCCGTCGCGAAAGCCAGAAGAAAGCAAGAGTTGCTGCACCAGTAGTAAGGAAAGTAGAAGAAGCTCCGGCTCCTGCTGAACCAGCTGCTGAAGGCGAAGCTGAAGCTTAA
- a CDS encoding lytic transglycosylase domain-containing protein translates to MTKVFLLMLLPVMGAVASVSAKDGVNEIAPQTTVAAADTAVLLKKGHLPKDTVRPQFVTTPLKQAAASLPSTIRSPKVYEQMNNHYVSGYINDFATRYSNHLQVMVTKSEPYFVMIEKIFKEHGIPEEMKYLALIESGFNTSARSRVGAVGAWQFMSSTARIFGLSVGKKVDERKDFYKSTVAAAKFLNELNGQFDDWLLVVAAYNCGPGGVTRAQKMSGRQDFWGIQYFLPAESRNHVYKFIATGYILDRFNAFFGVGDEGKPKQVAIAMPALPAKPLTDEELYNTVVFTVTGKYRLEAIAKRLQIENDDLQRLNPNFYEGMAGADNSYELRIPKDKMKEFQAEKEEILKESLQIALDDKASNVDRSKFPPPVPKADVKAPAATKATVAKKPAATKKAVAKKKPVAKKKTGASVSNTKLK, encoded by the coding sequence ATGACGAAAGTCTTTTTACTCATGCTATTACCGGTGATGGGCGCCGTTGCGTCTGTCTCTGCAAAGGATGGGGTAAATGAGATCGCGCCTCAGACAACTGTCGCCGCCGCCGATACAGCTGTATTGCTTAAAAAAGGTCATTTACCCAAGGACACTGTGCGTCCGCAATTTGTTACAACTCCGTTGAAACAAGCGGCTGCATCGTTGCCATCCACCATTCGTAGCCCGAAGGTGTACGAACAGATGAACAACCATTACGTGAGTGGTTACATCAACGACTTCGCTACCCGCTACAGCAATCACTTACAAGTGATGGTTACCAAAAGTGAGCCATATTTTGTGATGATTGAGAAGATTTTTAAGGAACATGGTATTCCAGAAGAAATGAAATACCTGGCCCTTATAGAATCTGGCTTTAACACCAGCGCACGCTCCCGCGTAGGCGCCGTTGGAGCCTGGCAGTTTATGAGCAGCACCGCCCGTATTTTCGGTTTGAGTGTTGGCAAAAAGGTAGATGAGCGTAAAGATTTCTACAAATCCACCGTGGCTGCCGCCAAATTCCTGAATGAACTGAACGGTCAGTTTGACGACTGGTTACTCGTAGTAGCTGCTTACAATTGTGGTCCGGGTGGCGTAACCCGTGCGCAGAAAATGAGTGGCAGACAGGATTTCTGGGGTATCCAGTACTTCCTGCCGGCAGAATCCCGCAACCACGTGTACAAGTTCATTGCCACCGGTTACATCCTCGACAGGTTTAACGCCTTCTTCGGTGTAGGTGACGAAGGGAAACCAAAACAAGTAGCTATCGCAATGCCCGCCCTGCCAGCAAAACCGCTGACAGATGAGGAGCTCTACAATACAGTGGTGTTTACCGTTACCGGTAAATACAGGCTGGAAGCGATCGCTAAAAGGCTGCAGATCGAAAACGACGACCTGCAACGCCTGAACCCAAACTTCTATGAAGGCATGGCCGGCGCTGACAACAGCTACGAGCTGCGCATTCCGAAAGATAAAATGAAAGAGTTCCAGGCTGAAAAAGAAGAGATCCTGAAAGAATCGCTTCAGATCGCACTTGATGACAAAGCTTCTAATGTAGACCGCAGCAAGTTTCCGCCACCGGTGCCGAAAGCGGATGTAAAGGCGCCTGCCGCTACAAAAGCAACCGTGGCCAAGAAACCAGCTGCTACTAAGAAAGCGGTGGCTAAAAAGAAGCCTGTTGCTAAGAAGAAAACAGGAGCTAGCGTAAGCAATACCAAACTGAAATAA
- the rimM gene encoding ribosome maturation factor RimM (Essential for efficient processing of 16S rRNA) — translation MTNYFSIGKISAIFGLEGEVVVKHSLGKRTSLKGVEVLFLEERKDSFIPYFMERAKPKDHEHVYVKLEGVSTPEQARKLLQRGIYLAETDFKQQAASSAPLSLLGFQVQDKHEGSLGVVEEVIEMPMQVLIKVTLDGKEMLLPINDQTLQKVDKKQQTVHLDLPEGLLDIYK, via the coding sequence ATGACAAATTATTTCAGCATAGGTAAAATATCGGCCATTTTCGGCCTGGAAGGAGAGGTAGTGGTCAAGCACAGTCTTGGTAAACGTACCTCGCTTAAAGGTGTGGAAGTACTTTTCCTGGAAGAGCGGAAAGATAGTTTCATTCCCTATTTCATGGAGCGGGCAAAGCCGAAAGACCACGAGCATGTGTACGTAAAGCTGGAAGGGGTGTCGACTCCCGAACAGGCCCGTAAGCTGTTGCAGCGGGGAATTTACCTGGCCGAAACTGATTTTAAACAACAGGCCGCGTCATCTGCGCCACTGTCGTTACTGGGCTTCCAGGTGCAGGATAAGCACGAAGGTAGCCTGGGGGTAGTGGAAGAGGTGATAGAAATGCCGATGCAGGTGTTGATAAAGGTAACATTGGACGGAAAGGAGATGTTACTGCCTATCAACGATCAAACCCTGCAGAAGGTCGACAAGAAGCAACAAACCGTTCACCTCGACCTGCCAGAGGGCTTGCTGGACATTTATAAATAG
- the gatA gene encoding Asp-tRNA(Asn)/Glu-tRNA(Gln) amidotransferase subunit GatA: MSEYSSISSFHEALYAGNTTCENAVRQYLERIDQFRHLNAFVEVFAEEALERARSLDERVRSGARLGPLGGVVTGIKDVICYKGHQVSASSNILKGFTSLYSATAVERLLEADAVIIGNLNCDEFAMGSSNENSAHGKVLNALDTSRVPGGSSGGSAVAVQADLCLVSLGSDTGGSVRQPADFCGIIGLKPTYGRISRHGLIAYASSFDQIGIFGKDIADVAAVLQVIAGPDTYDSTASQKEVPDYQSCLKDNKSYKIAYLRDALHHEGLDAEMRTGYEQFFDNLKATGHTVEAVDFEYLDYVVAAYYVLTTAEASSNLSRFDGVKYGYRTPTGGLELNDFYKKSRSEGFGKEVKRRILLGTFVLSAGYYDAYFTKAQQVRRLVVEKMNGILSDYDAILLPTVPTTAFKIGEKMEDPIAMYLADIYTVLANLTGVPAISIPLQRHSNGMPYGIQIIAKQFDEGHLLQIAKNLLQ, translated from the coding sequence TTGTCTGAATACAGCAGCATATCGTCTTTTCATGAAGCGCTCTATGCCGGAAATACTACCTGTGAAAATGCCGTGCGCCAATATTTGGAGCGGATCGATCAGTTCCGTCATTTAAATGCGTTTGTAGAAGTATTCGCCGAAGAGGCACTGGAACGGGCACGGTCGTTGGACGAACGTGTACGTAGCGGTGCCCGGCTTGGCCCCCTGGGTGGCGTGGTAACAGGCATCAAAGATGTTATTTGTTATAAAGGTCACCAGGTTAGTGCTTCCTCCAATATCCTGAAAGGATTTACTTCACTTTATTCCGCTACGGCAGTCGAGAGGCTGTTGGAAGCGGATGCTGTTATTATAGGCAACCTGAACTGTGATGAGTTTGCGATGGGGTCTAGCAACGAAAACTCCGCACATGGTAAAGTGCTGAATGCACTGGATACCTCCCGGGTGCCGGGAGGTTCGTCCGGAGGTTCGGCAGTGGCCGTTCAGGCCGATCTTTGCCTGGTAAGCCTGGGAAGCGACACCGGCGGCTCCGTTCGGCAGCCGGCTGATTTTTGCGGCATTATCGGTTTAAAACCAACCTACGGACGTATCTCACGCCACGGGTTAATTGCCTATGCTTCTTCATTTGACCAAATTGGCATCTTTGGCAAGGATATTGCTGATGTAGCCGCGGTTCTACAAGTGATCGCAGGTCCGGATACTTATGATAGCACCGCCTCTCAAAAAGAGGTGCCTGATTATCAGTCGTGTTTGAAAGACAATAAATCCTACAAAATCGCGTATTTAAGGGATGCATTGCACCACGAAGGTTTGGATGCTGAGATGCGAACTGGCTATGAGCAATTCTTTGACAATCTGAAAGCAACTGGTCACACCGTGGAAGCGGTTGATTTCGAATACCTTGACTATGTAGTTGCCGCTTATTATGTGCTGACGACAGCCGAAGCGAGCTCCAACTTGTCGCGGTTCGACGGTGTAAAGTACGGTTATCGTACCCCCACCGGCGGACTTGAACTGAACGATTTTTACAAAAAAAGCCGGTCAGAAGGGTTCGGGAAAGAAGTAAAAAGGCGTATATTGCTTGGGACTTTCGTTCTAAGCGCCGGTTATTACGACGCCTACTTCACGAAAGCGCAGCAAGTGCGCCGCCTCGTGGTAGAAAAGATGAACGGGATTTTGTCGGATTATGATGCTATCCTATTGCCAACCGTTCCGACCACTGCTTTTAAGATCGGAGAAAAAATGGAAGACCCGATTGCCATGTACCTTGCCGACATTTATACGGTACTTGCCAATCTCACAGGGGTTCCTGCAATATCTATACCTCTACAAAGGCATTCAAATGGGATGCCATATGGGATTCAGATCATAGCGAAGCAATTTGACGAAGGTCACTTGTTACAGATAGCCAAGAATCTGTTGCAATAA